The Rhododendron vialii isolate Sample 1 chromosome 8a, ASM3025357v1 genome has a window encoding:
- the LOC131298937 gene encoding protein transport protein SEC13 homolog B-like — MPAQKIESGHNDTVHDVSMDYYGKRLASASSDTTIKIIGVSNNLTSQHLTTLTGHQGPVWQVAWAHPKFGSILASCSYDGRVIIWKEGNPNEWTQAHVFTEHKSSVNSIAWAPQELGLCLACGSSDGNISVFTARSDGGWDTTRIDQAHPLGVTSVSWAPSTAPGALVGSGMLDSVQKLASGGCDNTVKVWKLYNGNWKMDCFPALQMHTDWVRDVAWAPNLGLPKTTMASASQDGTVVIWTVAKEGDQWEGKVLKDFKTPVWRASWSLTGNLLAVASGDNNVTLWKEAVDGEWQQVTTVD; from the coding sequence ATGCCTGCCCAGAAGATTGAAAGCGGTCACAATGACACAGTTCACGATGTGTCCATGGATTACTATGGAAAGCGTTTAGCAAGCGCGTCATCTGATACCACTATAAAAATAATTGGCGTAAGCAACAACTTGACATCACAGCACCTCACGACTTTAACTGGACATCAAGGCCCTGTTTGGCAGGTTGCTTGGGCACATCCCAAGTTTGGATCAATCCTTGCTTCCTGTTCCTACGATGGTAGGGTAATTATTTGGAAGGAAGGTAACCCAAATGAATGGACACAGGCCCATGTGTTCACCGAACATAAATCATCCGTCAATTCAATTGCTTGGGCGCCTCAAGAACTTGGTCTCTGCTTAGCTTGTGGATCTTCCGACGGGAATATCTCAGTTTTCACTGCCAGATCCGATGGTGGTTGGGACACCACCAGGATAGACCAAGCCCACCCTCTTGGAGTGACCTCGGTTTCTTGGGCCCCATCTACGGCTCCTGGCGCTCTCGTTGGATCTGGCATGCTGGATTCTGTTCAGAAGCTGGCTTCTGGTGGCTGTGATAATACTGTGAAGGTTTGGAAGCTATATAATGGGAATTGGAAGATGGACTGCTTCCCTGCCTTGCAAATGCACACTGATTGGGTTAGGGATGTGGCTTGGGCTCCCAACCTGGGCCTTCCAAAGACTACTATGGCAAGTGCTTCACAAGATGGGACAGTGGTTATATGGACTGTGGCCAAAGAAGGTGATCAATGGGAAGGTAAAGTCTTGAAGGACTTCAAGACTCCAGTTTGGAGGGCATCATGGTCTTTGACAGGAAACTTGTTGGCTGTGGCTTCTGGTGACAACAATGTCACTTTGTGGAAAGAAGCAGTTGATGGGGAGTGGCAACAGGTGACCACTGTTGATTAA
- the LOC131298506 gene encoding uncharacterized protein LOC131298506, whose amino-acid sequence MLRHVESRGAIQGLRICRGAPSISHLLFADDTLVFCKAKEGSCKLLETFWIIIGSKNTGADLKRALSSNLAIPVRADLGKYLGLLAEVDKSKTEIQLYKAKSAAEVGGLEGENSYSCQEGSLAQIGGIGAFYLCYDVF is encoded by the exons ATGTTGCGCCATGTTGAATCTCGGGGTGCTATTCAAGGTTTGAGGATCTGTAGGGGTGCCCCGTCCATTAGTCATTTGCTCTTTGCGGATGATACACTGGTTTTCTGTAAAGCAAAAGAAGGGAGTTGCAAGCTATTGGAGACATTCTGGATAATTATCGGAAG caaaaatacaGGAGCTGATTTAAAGAGGGCTCTTAGTTCAAATCTAGCCATTCCTGTTAGGGCTGATTTGGGGAAGTACTTAGGGCTCCTGGCGGAGGttgacaaatccaaaacagaaatTCAACTATATAAAGCAAAGAGTGCTGCAGAAGTTGGCGGGTTGGAAGGAGAAAATTCTTATTCATGCCAAGAAGGAAGTCTTGCTCAAATCGGTGGCATTGGCGCTTTCTACTTATGCTATGATGTGTTTTAA